The genomic window TACTTGCTTTGTGAGAAATAATGATATATGTGCAAACATCCATCGTGTACATGATGGCAATGATCTTTGTGTTTTCTACTGGTTAATCATTAATTAGTTTAAGCATAGTTAGTTTCGAATGAGTTTACCCGTTTACCGGTCATGTGATTACCACATGGTCCACGAGACCTGAGTTATATTTTTGTTGGCAAACTGTTTAGCTGTGATGCAAGTTCATTTGATTGCCAAGCTATTGTCACCTGATGGAAACTGAAACCTATGTGAACTGTATATGTATCACTGCAAATCTACAAACTCTTCTTCCACTTCAGTGCCTCATGTTCCCTCTTTGCTTGTTGGTTATGTCTGATATTTCCTATACCGATTCATCTGGGAGGTTTAGCATTAGCTTTGCTGTTCTTTTATTGATAGATGGAGCACTGCCCCTACCCTCTATGTTGTTTCATGCACCAGATAAGCTCTGTAAATATGATGCCAGATTTTACGCTTGGAACTAGCTGAGAATTTATAGTTTGAATCTTTATACATGATATAGTAATATGAATCGATTTATTGTTTGCTTCACAGGTACCCAGAACTACATAAGGCCTTTTGTGCGCACAATCATGAGAAGAAATTTATCTGACAACAGAATAACTAGGAGAGAACAAATAATCCTGATGTGCAACCGTTTCATTACCTATGCAACCGGTAGCCAGTAGCAATATCTTGGAATAGTATCTTCTGTCGACTAATAAAAGCATCTTATATCTATAATACCAAAATAGTTCATCCCCACCatcctatttctcttgacatgcagcctgtCCACATCAGCAAGCCAGCCACGTCATCGTTTCACTACTGACTTACAGGACAGACCGACAAGGAGTTTACCAGCGTAAAAAATGGCCACATCAGCCCTCAGTTACCGGTTGGGAGGATGGACCATCGGCCCACTAGGGAGTACATAATTAGTCATGTTTGTTTTAATTTTCTATTGGTTGCAGCTGTGCTTGATGTGTTGCTGGTTGACAATACAGGCACTGACATTTGGAGATCATCCTTAGTGTCAGATTGGTCTCATGTTCTGTCAAGAGCTGCTGCTTGTGCCAATCACATTTAGCTGTCCTCCAATGGACAAATCATGTTGGTTATTCATATAAAGATAGAAAATGAATGAGTGTTGCTGCTGTTTATCTTGGATCATGCTTGCTGCATTTTTTTGGTCATCTTGACATAACGACAATATCAAGCTCTTTGTTTGGGCATCACACATGTATGTGCCTCCTCCATCTTCACAGCACATGTATATTGCCATTGAATCCAAAATTGAGATGCTCTTGATTTACTGTTAGTTCATCAAATAGTTTATGTTGTGCTCTTCGTTTTGTTCATAAAAGTTGATTTATTGTTAGTTCATCAAATAGTTTAAGATGCTCTTGATTTGAATGTGTGCTTGATTAAAATCAGTTGTACTGGTGTCTGTAATGTTAGCCCTAAAATCATCCGAGCTTTACAAAACTGTCGGCGGGAGGTAAAGCTACAATTGGAACAAAAATTTCATTTAGCACCAGCCTGTCATATTAATTAGAGTTAGTTGACAATAAATGTTACATTGATGCTTTGTCCTGATTGACCATTGCATGTGTCTTACGAAAACTTGGATTGTTTTGATCTTTTTAAAGGTATAGAATTTTATAAGAGGATGGAATTTTGTATTTTTCTTATGATATATACACGAACTAAGCGCTAAAAAAACTGATCAATTTTACATCAATATGATAAAAAGGCGGCGCAGCAACGCACGCTAGCTTCTAGTCATTATACAAATGTGTAACAAATAAACGTCCAAGTTTCACTAAACCCAAAAAACAAACCGTGTAAAAAAAACCAAAAACAAAGCTTCCAAATAGGTAGATACTCAGATTGCAAAATCCAAACATAAAAAGCACTAACACTTCTTCCGATTGCTCGACCGCAAAAATATAAATACACACATGGGCTTCTCGACAGGCGCGGCGACACGCAGAGCCTTTGCCCGCTAGTAATCTCTTAACTGGTCTAATAATTTTATGCAATCTCTTTTGTACTCATGCTTCATTTATCTACAAGTTCTGTAATGTTTAAAATAGAAATGCACTTTATTAAGTATATGAGAATCTAAATCTATCTTGAAACCTGAGTTATGTTCAATGTAGACGCATCATGTCTACAAATAGTATTCTTGCATAAGAAACAAGATGATGGTCTCCCTTTAAAGTAGCACTAGCAGATAGCAGATCCAGAAACAAGAGAACTACAGAATTTGCAGGCTACATAATCCAACAGATGACATAACGATTAACTTGATAATTATTCAATAGAGAATCAGTTCCACAGAAACAGAATTTGAAATTTGAGACTTTGATACAACCCAAGACCACCATAAGAATACAGTTTGCATGAAAGCAACAGGAAAAACATGAAGAGGAGCTTGTTTAAGTGCCCCGTACAACATTAAACAGACTCTGTAAATCGTCATCATGATTCATCTTATTCATCCTTTGCCTGAGAGAAACATTCATGATCCATTGAATAAGGTAGGCATGAGTTTGTAGACAATCCAACATCTTATAAGGCTTGTAAGCTCGCCTTAGGAGTAATAGGAACAAGGCTTGCAGTGTAATAAAGTAGTTCAAACACACATAAATTTTCCCATGCATGGCCCAAGGTATCTTCACTGGGCCCAAGGAACCTTTGGTCACCCATATCAAACGTATCCTCTTCTTTTACACCATGAGCTTTCATGTAATAACGGATAAGACAATCACCTCTTCGTAAGAGAAACCCACCAGTGATGCTAAGTGAGGCCACTGGACAGCAGTGATCTGAGACATTGATTACATAATGGCAATCCCACTCCGGATTCACAATATCTCTTGCCATCCAGACCAATACTCGTTGCACACACACTTGCTAAAGAAAGTAGCACATAATTCCCCATCAAGCTCATGGAGAACAATATCATCATCTTCAACTGTAGGGTACACGTTGTTAAGCAATGGAGTGATACCAAATGTTTCATCTTGAAGGCAGAAACGAAGCAGCGCCTGCGCGGGGCATCGCTGATTTTTCTTATCTATGAAATAGAACAGGGAACCCTTGCAGTGTATGGCAGTTTGCGGACACACAATAGGGTATGGTGGATCCAGCAACGTTTCCCTCCAGTTGCCCTCTTCACCATTAATAGTGAAGACCTCCATCCCCATTGCAACAGAACTGTAATCACCGGAACGGTAGAAAGACCGTGCAACCTTGTATGTTCCGGTGGAAACATCAAGGCCCAAACCAATTGGAAGGCAGCTTGGATGCTGCAACATATTGCGGTGGCACCTGGGCAGCGCAACAACATCTCTAGTTGCTGGGTTGAAGACATAAGTGTTGGTGTTTGTGGGGAGCAACACCAATCCATCACAGTGTGCCATTTGTGACACCAGCCCAAACTCACCAGTGGGGAACTGCCTCCCATAAAGGAGTGTTGCACTACTACTGCTCCTGCTCATGTCATCTTGTTGTAAAGACCACAGGTAGAAACGGATGTTGGTGGAGAAAAGACCGGAAGGATTTGGTTCCAGATAAATCTGGGGGGTGACGAGGAAGGAAGACGGGTTGCGATGTTGTTTCTCTTTGGAGCACTGGAGGTGCGCACGAACAAAAACAGGGTCGGAGATGATAGCGTACCAGGCCTTGCTAACCAACTTAAACCTCACCAGGGACTCTACGGGCAGCCGGATTAAGATCTCCCACACCATCACGTCCAACAACAGCTCGCTTATAGGCTGCAAACTCATCGCCCTTTGCTTCCTTTGTGGCACACTCATCGTCCTTTGCATCCTCTGTGGCATACTCCCCGTCCTTTGCATCCTCTGTGAAATCCTCTTCTTTATTTTCCTCACATCATTAGCCGGCATTTTTGGAGAAGTACCATTAACCCTCTTCAAGTCCATGCagcaagaaacaaaacaaaaatataACTAGGATCTTAATAATCTATCTATGCAATGCACGGCACTGCCTACGCTGACATGAATACACATACATTGATAGATACTGATAATACATTGATATATATAAAGATATTTGCGTGTTTAATGTCCGAATTCGAACATGGTCTCCCTGGTCTGTTGGGTATCTTTTCCGGACACGGTGTCCGTCTTAGTATAGGAGTACACACGCACCAAATTACGTACGCCCTTCGATCCGAAttcggatcggagggagtattgtttttctttttttgtcagcaacaaaggaatcagtgagatctGAAACCTCAAAGTGACTCAGATCCGGTCAAAAGCTTTTTTTTCTCTCAGAGAAAAATATAGTGAAAAATACAGAAAAAATGTTTAAGGTGTGGCGGAAATTACCGGAAACATCCTTCTATTGCCGTTGGTATCGTCGCCGTCCAGCAGACTGGCCATGGCTGCAAGCTCGATTGGAAAGGGTTTGCGCGTGGAGGCGCAATTGGGGATCGGGGGATAGCGGCGGCGGTTCGTGAGCTTCAGGATTTCAGGAAATTTATCGGGTAGGGTTCTTACTGGACCGTTCCGTTGACTCGTTTCACTTGCCCAGCCCACGCACGTCTTGTTAGCGAAGCCCTCTCTCTCTCATACGAAGCCATTCAGCGCACGGATAACTTGGCCTGGCCCAACTGGCTGCTCTTAGAGGAACAATGCTACACTTTTTTAAAAAACTGCTACAGTTTTCTTTTTGTGAGAGAAAGCAAATGCTTTATTAATAAGACTTTTTTTAGGATGCTTTCTTACTAACTAGCAAAAATGCCCATGCGCGAACCaacctgtgattggatggttaggagggcagtggtatccccagcccaccagggttcaggTCCTGGTTATCACATCCCGGATTTTTCTCAAATATGGTACGTTAAAAATTTCACAGGGAATTAAAAATTTTCTAGGAAATACCGGTGATTGCCTGGGATTTTTTGAAATTGACTTTGAATTACTTGATCGTTTGCCTAGAAGGATGTAAATCCAAATGCAACTAGTGAAACCCTAGCAAGCCTTGTAGGAACCCAAGCCATTGAaatattgtggggaaaagtgtttTAAATAAGTCCGAAGAATATCCAAGCCAAAATCATTTCCTTAAAAGAATTTGAGTTGGTTTATTTTGAAATCAATTCAAAAGCCAAAGGGAATTATTAAAAAATATTTTTGTCTTTTATTTGCCATTTTTCTAAAATGAATTTGAAACATATTTGGTTCCAAAACCAATTTCAAATTAAAAAGGGGAAATATAAGTGCAGTAAATATATGCCCAAAATGCCCCAATAAAATGTACAACTTTCAGAAATACTCCAtttggaatttaaaaaatgttgtcTTTTGGGGAATGAATTTCAAATTCAAAGCCTACTTGAATTCACAAAGAAAACAGAAAGActgaaacagaaaagaaataaaaagaaaaaggcccaGCTGAACCAGCCAGCCGggccaacctctctctctctctctctctctctctctctctttctctctctctccctccctctctctctccccaacCGGCCCCACCGATCAGGACCTCCTCCCACCTCCAGCACGACCCCACCCCACTACGCCGCAACCGTCGTGCATACACGCGcacatgatgttggaaatatgccctagaggcaataataaatgtattattatatttcattgttcatgataattgtcttttattcatgctataactgtattatccggaaatcgtaatacacgtgtgaatacatagaccacactatgtccctagtgagcctctagttgactagctcgttgtgatcaacagatagtcatggtttcctggctatcgacattggatgtcgttgataacgggatcacatcattaggagaatgatgtgattgacaagacccaatcctaagcatagcacaaagatcgtgtagttcgtttgctagagctttgccattgtcaagtatctcttccttcgaccatgagatcgtgtaactcccggataccgtaggagtgccttgggtgtatcaaacgtcacaacgtaactgggtgactataaaggtgcattacaggtatctccgaaagtatctgttgggttgacacggatcgagactgggatttgtcacttcgtatgatggagaggtatctctgggcccactcggtaatgcatcatcataatgagctcaaggtgaccaaggtgttggccacgggatcatgcattacggtacgagtaaagtgacttgccaggaacgagactaaacaaggtattgggataccgacgatcgagtctcgggcaagtaatgtaccgattgacaaagggaattgtatacagggtttgatcgaatcctcgacatcgtggttcatccgatgacaacatcgaggagcatgtgggagccaacatgggtatccagatcctgctgttggttattgacctgagagcgtctcggtcatgtctgcatgtctcccgaacccgtagggtctaca from Triticum aestivum cultivar Chinese Spring chromosome 3B, IWGSC CS RefSeq v2.1, whole genome shotgun sequence includes these protein-coding regions:
- the LOC123069335 gene encoding putative F-box/kelch-repeat protein At1g12870; this encodes MASLLDGDDTNGNRRMFPRVNGTSPKMPANDVRKIKKRISQRMQRTGSMPQRMQRTMSVPQRKQRAMSLQPISELLLDVMVWEILIRLPVESLVRFKLVSKAWYAIISDPVFVRAHLQCSKEKQHRNPSSFLVTPQIYLEPNPSGLFSTNIRFYLWSLQQDDMSRSSSSATLLYGRQFPTGEFGLVSQMAHCDGLVLLPTNTNTYVFNPATRDVVALPRCHRNMLQHPSCLPIGLGLDVSTGTYKVARSFYRSGDYSSVAMGMEVFTINGEEGNWRETLLDPPYPIVCPQTAIHCKGSLFYFIDKKNQRCPAQALLRFCLQDETFGITPLLNNVYPTVEDDDIVLHELDGELCATFFSKCVCNEYWSGWQEIL